In one window of Pristiophorus japonicus isolate sPriJap1 chromosome 9, sPriJap1.hap1, whole genome shotgun sequence DNA:
- the LOC139273579 gene encoding zinc finger protein 436-like → MENPWKCGDCGKGFNCPSALETHRRSHTRERPFTCPACGKGFTRSSHLTEHQRVHTGERPFTCTVCGKGFTYSSSLLAHQRIHTGERSFTCSVCEKGFTCSSSLVRHQHVHTGERPFTCPVCGKKFAASSHLIEHKRVHTGERPFVCPVCGKRFAKSSHHLSHQRAHTGERPFICSVCGKGFTNSFELHAHQRIHTGERPFTCSVCGKAFTRSSHLTEHQLVHTSKRPFKCSDCEKSYKSRNELMKHQRTHTGERPFICYECGKGFTRLSNLQSHQRVHK, encoded by the coding sequence atggagaatccgtggaaatgtggagactgtgggaagggattcaattgcccctctgcgctggaaactcatcgacgcagtcacaccagggagaggccgttcacctgccccgcgtgtgggaagggattcactcgttcatcccacctcactgaacaccagcgagttcacactggggagaggccattcacctgcactgtgtgtgggaagggcttcacttattcatccagcctgctggcacaccagcgaattcacactggggagagatcgttcacctgctccgtgtgtgagaaaggattcacttgttcatccagcttGGTGAGACACCAGcatgttcacacaggggagaggccgtttacctgtcccGTGTGTGGGAAGAAATTCGCTGCATcttcacacctcattgaacacaagcgtgttcacactggggagagaccgttcgtcTGTCCCGTATGTGGGAAACGGTTTGCTAAATCATCTCATCATCTGagtcaccagcgagctcacacaggagagaggccgttcatctgctctgtgtgtggaaagggattcactaattcattcgagcttcatgctcaccagcgtattcataccggggagagaccttttacctgttctgtgtgtgggaaggcattcactcgttcatcccacctcactgaacaccaacttgttcacaccagtaagagaccgtttaaatgttctgactgtgaaaagagctataaaagcagaaatgaactgatgaaacaccaacgcactcacactggggagaggccattcatctgctacgagtgtgggaagggcttcactcgtttatccaaccttcagtcacatcagcgagttcacaagtga
- the LOC139273603 gene encoding histone H4, which produces MSGRGKGGKGLGKGGAKRHRKVLRDNIQGITKPAIRRLARRGGVKRISGLIYEETRGVLKVFLENVIRDAVTYTEHAKRKTVTAMDVVYALKRQGRTLYGFGG; this is translated from the coding sequence atgtctggtcgaggtaaaggaggcaaaggactgggtaaaggtggagccaagcggcaccgtaaagtaCTCCGTGATaatatccagggcatcaccaaaccagcaatccgccgcctggctcgccgtggcggtgtcaagcggatctcgggcctgatctacgaggagacccgcggggtgctgaaggtttttttggagaatgtgatcagggatgcagtcacttacactgagcacgccaagcgcaagacggtcactgccatggatgtggtgtacgctctgaagcggcagggccgcactctctatggattcggcggctga